A section of the Pseudomonas fluorescens genome encodes:
- the hyi gene encoding hydroxypyruvate isomerase, with amino-acid sequence MPRFAANLSMLFTEQDFLARFKAAADAGFSGVEYLFPYEFSSAEIKAQLDAHGLTQVLFNLPAGDWASGERGLACHPDRVEEFRAGVNLAIAYAQVLGNTQINCLAGIRPQGFDDATLEKTFVANLKYAADKLQAVGIKLVMEAINTRDIPGFYLNNTAQALGIREQVGSTNLFLQYDIYHMQIMEGDLARTMATHLDQINHIQLADNPGRNEPGTGEINYRFLFDHLDRIGYQGWVGCEYKPLTTTEAGLGWLKTHNAI; translated from the coding sequence ATGCCGCGTTTTGCCGCCAACCTGTCCATGCTGTTCACCGAACAGGACTTCCTCGCCCGCTTCAAAGCTGCCGCCGACGCAGGCTTCAGTGGGGTGGAATACCTGTTCCCCTACGAATTCAGCTCTGCCGAAATCAAGGCGCAACTCGACGCCCACGGCTTGACCCAAGTGCTGTTCAACCTGCCGGCCGGCGACTGGGCCAGCGGCGAGCGCGGCCTGGCCTGCCACCCGGACCGAGTCGAGGAGTTCCGCGCCGGGGTCAACCTGGCCATCGCCTATGCCCAGGTGCTGGGCAATACCCAGATCAACTGCCTGGCCGGCATCCGCCCCCAGGGTTTCGATGACGCCACCCTCGAAAAAACTTTTGTGGCCAACCTCAAGTACGCCGCCGACAAGCTGCAAGCGGTGGGCATCAAGCTGGTGATGGAAGCGATCAACACCCGCGACATTCCTGGCTTCTACCTGAACAACACCGCGCAGGCCCTGGGAATTCGTGAGCAGGTAGGCAGCACCAACCTGTTCCTGCAATACGACATCTACCACATGCAAATCATGGAAGGCGACCTGGCGCGCACCATGGCGACGCACCTGGATCAGATCAACCATATCCAGCTGGCGGACAACCCAGGCCGTAACGAGCCGGGTACCGGAGAGATCAACTACCGGTTCCTGTTCGATCACTTGGATCGCATTGGCTATCAGGGTTGGGTGGGCTGCGAGTACAAGCCGTTGACCACGACCGAAGCCGGTCTTGGCTGGCTCAAGACCCATAACGCGATCTGA
- the gcl gene encoding glyoxylate carboligase, with protein sequence MSKMRAIEAAVLVMRREGVDTAFGIPGAAINPLYSALQKVGGIDHVLARHVEGASHMAEGYTRTKAGNIGVCIGTSGPAGTDMVTGLYSASADSIPILCITGQAPRARMHKEDFQAVDITSIVKPVTKWATTVLEPGQVPYAFQKAFYEMRSGRPGPVLIDLPFDVQMAEIEFDIDAYQPLPLAKPLATRIQVEKALAMLDQAERPLLVSGGGVINADASELLVEFAELTGIPVIPTLMGWGTIPDDHPLMVGMVGLQTSHRYGNATMLKSDVVLGVGNRWANRHTGSVEVYTEGRKFIHVDIEPTQIGRVFTPDLGIVSDAGAALTLFIEVAREWKAAGKLKDRSAWLHDCQQRKATLHRKTHFDNVPVKPQRVYEEMNQVFGKDTCYVSTIGLSQIAGAQFLHVYKPRHWINCGQAGPLGWTIPAALGVVKADPNRKVVALSGDYDFQFMIEELAVGAQFKLPYIHVVVNNSYLGLIRQAQRGFEMDYCVQLSFDNLNAPELNGYGVDHVAVAEGLGCKALRVFEPGQIQPALRKAQEMIEEFKVPVIVEIILERVTNISMGTEINAVNEFEDLALVGNDAPTAISLLD encoded by the coding sequence ATGAGCAAAATGAGAGCAATCGAAGCCGCTGTCCTGGTGATGCGCCGTGAGGGTGTAGACACAGCCTTCGGTATCCCAGGCGCCGCGATCAACCCGTTGTATTCGGCCCTGCAAAAGGTCGGCGGCATCGATCACGTCCTTGCTCGCCACGTGGAAGGCGCTTCGCACATGGCCGAGGGGTACACCCGCACCAAGGCCGGCAATATCGGCGTGTGCATCGGCACTTCGGGCCCGGCGGGCACCGATATGGTCACCGGCCTGTACAGCGCCTCGGCCGACTCCATCCCGATCCTGTGCATCACCGGGCAAGCGCCCCGCGCCCGGATGCACAAGGAAGACTTCCAGGCCGTGGATATCACCAGCATCGTCAAGCCGGTGACCAAGTGGGCAACCACCGTGCTGGAGCCGGGCCAGGTGCCCTATGCCTTCCAGAAAGCCTTCTACGAAATGCGCTCCGGCCGCCCAGGCCCAGTGCTGATCGACTTGCCGTTCGACGTGCAGATGGCCGAGATCGAGTTCGACATCGACGCCTACCAGCCACTGCCGTTGGCCAAGCCACTGGCCACGCGCATCCAGGTCGAGAAAGCCCTGGCGATGCTCGATCAGGCCGAACGCCCGCTGCTGGTCAGCGGTGGCGGCGTGATCAATGCCGACGCCAGCGAACTGTTGGTTGAATTCGCCGAACTGACGGGTATCCCGGTGATCCCGACTCTGATGGGCTGGGGCACCATCCCCGACGATCACCCGTTGATGGTGGGTATGGTCGGCCTGCAAACCTCGCACCGCTACGGCAACGCGACGATGCTCAAGTCGGACGTGGTGCTGGGCGTCGGCAACCGCTGGGCCAACCGCCACACCGGTTCAGTGGAGGTGTACACCGAGGGTCGTAAGTTCATTCACGTTGACATCGAGCCGACGCAAATCGGCCGCGTGTTCACCCCGGACCTGGGCATCGTGTCCGACGCGGGCGCCGCGCTGACCCTGTTTATCGAAGTGGCCCGCGAATGGAAAGCCGCAGGCAAACTCAAGGACCGCAGCGCCTGGCTGCATGATTGCCAGCAGCGCAAAGCCACCCTGCATCGCAAGACGCATTTCGACAACGTACCGGTCAAGCCGCAACGGGTGTACGAAGAGATGAACCAGGTGTTCGGCAAAGACACCTGTTACGTCAGCACCATCGGCCTGTCGCAGATTGCCGGCGCGCAGTTTCTGCATGTGTACAAGCCGCGCCACTGGATCAACTGCGGCCAGGCCGGCCCGCTGGGTTGGACGATCCCCGCAGCACTGGGCGTGGTCAAGGCCGACCCGAACCGCAAGGTGGTGGCGCTGTCCGGCGACTATGACTTCCAGTTCATGATCGAAGAGCTGGCGGTGGGTGCGCAATTCAAACTGCCGTACATCCACGTGGTGGTGAACAACTCCTACCTGGGGCTGATCCGCCAGGCCCAGCGCGGGTTTGAAATGGACTACTGTGTACAGTTGTCTTTCGACAACCTCAACGCACCGGAACTCAACGGTTACGGCGTGGACCACGTCGCCGTCGCCGAAGGCCTGGGTTGCAAGGCCTTGCGTGTATTCGAGCCAGGTCAGATCCAGCCAGCGTTGCGCAAGGCCCAGGAAATGATCGAAGAGTTCAAGGTGCCGGTGATTGTCGAGATCATTCTGGAACGCGTGACCAATATTTCCATGGGCACCGAGATCAACGCCGTCAACGAATTCGAAGATCTGGCACTGGTGGGCAACGACGCACCGACTGCCATTTCACTGCTCGATTAA
- a CDS encoding GlcG/HbpS family heme-binding protein, with translation MSALTLKVAVNLVSQAITAGRTIAAAPLTIAVLDSGGHLITLQREDGASLLRPQIAIGKAWGAIALGKGSRLLALDAQQRPAFIAALNSLGQGGVVPAPGGVLIRDPAGVVLGAIGISGDTSDIDEQCAITAIEGVGLLADAGVSA, from the coding sequence ATGAGCGCTCTAACCTTGAAAGTCGCAGTCAACCTGGTCAGTCAGGCCATCACCGCAGGCCGCACCATCGCCGCCGCACCACTGACGATCGCGGTGCTCGACAGCGGCGGGCACCTGATTACCCTGCAACGGGAAGACGGTGCCAGCCTGCTGCGCCCGCAAATCGCCATCGGCAAGGCCTGGGGCGCGATTGCCCTGGGCAAGGGCTCGCGCCTGCTGGCCCTGGATGCCCAGCAACGGCCGGCGTTTATCGCCGCGCTGAACAGCCTGGGGCAGGGCGGCGTGGTGCCGGCGCCGGGTGGGGTATTGATTCGGGACCCGGCCGGGGTGGTATTGGGAGCGATCGGGATCAGTGGGGATACGTCCGATATTGATGAGCAGTGTGCGATTACGGCGATCGAGGGGGTGGGGTTGTTGGCGGATGCGGGGGTCTCGGCTTGA
- a CDS encoding REP-associated tyrosine transposase — MPDRATSHRLRIGRFSETNRIYLITTNTHERVPIFRDFYLGRLVVWQFRLAQYQGLAHTLAWVVMPDHFHWLIELQKGSLGDLVCQVKSKSTRSVNGATGRKGRLWQTSFHDHALRREEDLVKVARYVVANPLRAGLVERVGDYPLWDAVWV, encoded by the coding sequence ATGCCTGATCGAGCCACCTCACACCGCCTGCGCATCGGCAGGTTCAGCGAAACCAATCGCATCTACCTGATCACCACCAACACCCATGAACGCGTGCCGATCTTCAGGGACTTCTACCTGGGCCGCCTGGTGGTCTGGCAGTTCAGGCTCGCCCAGTATCAAGGGCTGGCGCACACTCTGGCCTGGGTGGTGATGCCCGACCACTTCCACTGGCTGATCGAGCTGCAAAAAGGCTCGCTGGGCGACTTGGTATGCCAGGTCAAATCCAAAAGCACTCGATCGGTCAATGGCGCCACTGGCCGCAAGGGAAGACTCTGGCAAACCAGCTTTCATGACCATGCCCTGCGTAGGGAAGAAGACCTGGTGAAAGTGGCCAGGTATGTGGTGGCCAATCCATTGAGGGCGGGATTGGTGGAGAGGGTTGGCGACTATCCGCTGTGGGATGCGGTTTGGGTATAG
- a CDS encoding TetR/AcrR family transcriptional regulator → MSTIRERNKELILRAASEEFADKGFAATKTSDIAAKAGLPKPNVYYYFKSKDNLYREVLESIIEPILAASTPFNPDGDPKQVLSGYIRSKISISRDLPFASKVFASEIMHGAPHLSPEQVQQLNAQAKHNIDCIQNWVDRGLIAAIDPHHLMFSIWAATQTYADFDWQISAVTGKAKLDEADYEAAAQTIIRLVLKGCEPD, encoded by the coding sequence ATGAGCACCATTCGCGAGCGCAACAAAGAACTGATCCTGCGGGCTGCCAGCGAGGAGTTTGCCGACAAGGGCTTCGCCGCGACCAAAACCAGCGACATCGCCGCCAAGGCCGGGCTGCCCAAGCCCAATGTCTACTACTACTTCAAATCCAAGGACAACCTCTACCGCGAGGTGCTCGAAAGCATCATCGAGCCGATCCTGGCCGCCTCCACTCCCTTCAACCCGGACGGCGACCCCAAACAGGTATTGAGCGGCTATATCCGCTCGAAAATCAGCATCTCCCGCGACCTGCCCTTTGCCTCGAAAGTATTCGCCAGCGAAATCATGCACGGCGCCCCGCACCTGAGCCCCGAGCAGGTGCAACAGCTCAATGCCCAGGCCAAGCACAATATCGATTGCATCCAGAACTGGGTCGATCGCGGCCTGATCGCGGCCATTGACCCTCATCACCTGATGTTCAGTATCTGGGCGGCGACACAGACCTATGCCGACTTCGACTGGCAGATCTCGGCAGTCACCGGCAAGGCCAAGCTCGACGAGGCCGATTATGAAGCGGCGGCGCAGACGATTATCCGGTTGGTGTTGAAGGGGTGCGAGCCGGACTGA
- a CDS encoding DUF808 domain-containing protein codes for MAGSSLLVLIDDIAAVLDDVALMTKMAAKKTAGVLGDDLALNAQQVSGVRAEREIPVVWAVAKGSFINKLILVPAALLISAFAPWAVTPLLMLGGAYLCFEGFEKLAHKFLHSKADDQAEHAQLVEAVADPATDLVAFEKHKIKGAIRTDFILSAEIIAITLGTVADAPLMQQVIVLSGIALVMTIGVYGLVAGIVKLDDLGLWMTQKPGKRVRDIGNGLLRAAPYMMKSLSVIGTAAMFMVGGGILTHGVPAVQRWIETVSQSMGGISWLVPTLLNAVAGIIAGALVLALVSVVGKAWKTLRA; via the coding sequence ATGGCAGGAAGCAGCTTATTGGTATTGATCGATGACATCGCCGCTGTCCTGGATGATGTCGCCTTGATGACAAAAATGGCCGCCAAGAAAACCGCTGGGGTGCTGGGTGACGATCTGGCGCTCAATGCCCAGCAAGTCTCCGGCGTGCGCGCCGAGCGGGAAATCCCGGTGGTGTGGGCCGTTGCCAAGGGTTCGTTTATCAACAAGCTGATCCTGGTGCCCGCCGCGTTGCTGATCAGCGCCTTCGCGCCGTGGGCGGTCACGCCATTGTTGATGTTGGGTGGCGCTTATCTGTGCTTCGAGGGCTTTGAAAAGCTCGCCCATAAATTCCTGCACAGCAAGGCGGACGACCAGGCCGAGCATGCCCAGTTGGTTGAAGCCGTGGCCGATCCGGCAACTGACCTGGTGGCCTTCGAGAAACACAAGATCAAGGGCGCGATCCGTACTGACTTTATCCTCTCGGCTGAAATCATCGCTATCACCCTGGGCACCGTGGCCGATGCGCCTTTGATGCAACAGGTGATCGTGTTGTCGGGCATCGCCCTGGTCATGACCATTGGCGTGTACGGGCTGGTGGCCGGCATCGTCAAGCTCGATGACCTGGGCCTGTGGATGACGCAAAAGCCCGGCAAGCGGGTACGTGATATCGGCAACGGGCTTCTGCGCGCCGCGCCGTACATGATGAAAAGCCTGTCGGTGATCGGCACGGCGGCCATGTTCATGGTCGGTGGTGGCATCCTGACTCACGGCGTGCCGGCGGTGCAGCGCTGGATTGAAACGGTGAGCCAGAGCATGGGTGGCATCAGCTGGCTGGTGCCGACCCTGCTCAACGCGGTTGCGGGGATTATCGCTGGCGCATTAGTGCTGGCGCTGGTCAGCGTGGTGGGCAAGGCCTGGAAAACCCTCAGGGCTTGA